The segment CAACACCTAAGGCAAGTTCGGAATTCTCCGGTGCCCGCTTCATATAAAAAGCCTTGATTTTTGCCGGAAAGCGGTGAATCATCACCGGTCTATCAAATGACTGGCTTATAACTGTCTCCTCATCGCCGCCAAAGTCATCCCCGAACTCTATCTTGACATTGGCTTTTTTGAGGACCTCAAGCGCCTCAGCATAGGTGATTCTCGGAAAAGGCTTTTTCACCGCCTCAAGTTTTTTGATGTCTCGCTCAAGGGTGTTGAGTTCCTTTTGCCTTTTCTCTAATACCCTGGTGATGAGTGCGCAAATCATATCCTCCATCAAGTCCATGGTTGCGTTCAGGTCGTAGAAGGCCATCTCCGGCTCAAGCATCCAGAACTCGGTCAGATGGCGTCTGGTCTTTGACTTCTCTGCCCGAAATGTCGGACCAAAACAGTAGGTCTTGCGCACCGCGGCACAGAGCGCCTCATTGTAGAGCTGACCGGACTGGGTAAGGTAGACCTGTTCACCATAGTAGTCAACCGGGAATAGGGTGGTTGTGCCTTCAACCGAGGCGGGGGTGAGGATGGGCGTGTCGCAGCAGAGAAAGCCTTTATCATCAAGGTAGTCGCGCAGACTTTTGATGATTTCCGCGCGGATGCGCAGAATCGCATGCTGGCGCCTTGAACGCAGCCAGAGGTGGCGGTGTTCCATCAGAAATTCTATCCCGTGCTCCTTTGGTGAGATGGGATAAGGGGCAGAGATGGCAATCGGCTTCAGGTCGGTGGCGGAAAGTTCATAACCGCCAGGAGCGCGCCTGTCCTCCCGGACAACCCCCTTCACCTCAACACAGGACTCCTGCGGAATGGAGTCGGCAAGTTCAAACGCCTTTTGTGATACCTCTCCGTTAAGAAAGACGCACTGGATGATGCCGGTCCCATCGCGCAAAAGCAGGAAGTGAATCTTGCCTGAGGAGCGCTTGTTATAGACCCAGCCGGTCAGGGTCACCTCTTTGCCTGTCTGCGTGCCGATTTTATCAATAGTGATATCCACGATTTGATTTTAAGGGTGCAACCGAAAAAGTCAAGCGGTTAAGACCGTCTGGCAAAAACCCGTTCAACTCCCAAAAGACGGGAGACCGAAGACGGAAGACCGGATTAATTCCAACGCATCTTTCACCTTTGATTTTCCCCTGCACATTTCCAACATCTTGACAAACAACCCCATAACCCTTACCCCAAAGGGGGCTTCCCCGGGGGTGGTGGAGGGGACGGGCATCAAATTTCCATCGTCTTAAAAGTCAAATACTTAGCTAATCGGTAAATGCGAAAATTTATGACTTATGGAGTAGGTTGACAGGCGTCTGATAAAAGTATAATTATAGGCAAATAGAGGTAAGAGGAAAATGAGATGGTTTAAGGGAATATTTTGGATGCTGGTCTTGTCCTTCTTTTTTTTCACTGGCTGTAAGTGGGGTTCTCAATTTGTGCCGACAATATCACAGGGTGTCTGGGGAAGGGTTGAATTTTGGGAGGGTAATTTCCAGCCTGGCGAACCTGGAGGCAAGATTACATATGTTAAAAGAACCATTCTATTCTTTGAGAAAACCAGTTTAGACAGTGTAGTTCAGGACAGTTGTGACCCTCGTTTCTTTTTGGTGGTTAATTCCCAATTGGTGGGTTCGACAGAGAGTAACAGGGATGGATATTTTCAAATCCACTTG is part of the candidate division WOR-3 bacterium genome and harbors:
- the asnS gene encoding asparagine--tRNA ligase, coding for MVDITIDKIGTQTGKEVTLTGWVYNKRSSGKIHFLLLRDGTGIIQCVFLNGEVSQKAFELADSIPQESCVEVKGVVREDRRAPGGYELSATDLKPIAISAPYPISPKEHGIEFLMEHRHLWLRSRRQHAILRIRAEIIKSLRDYLDDKGFLCCDTPILTPASVEGTTTLFPVDYYGEQVYLTQSGQLYNEALCAAVRKTYCFGPTFRAEKSKTRRHLTEFWMLEPEMAFYDLNATMDLMEDMICALITRVLEKRQKELNTLERDIKKLEAVKKPFPRITYAEALEVLKKANVKIEFGDDFGGDEETVISQSFDRPVMIHRFPAKIKAFYMKRAPENSELALGVDMLAPEGYGEIIGGGQREDDLKELEKRLEEFKLPKEAYQWYLDLRRFGSFPHSGFGLGLERTVAWICGLRHVRETIPFPRLLEKVYP